One window from the genome of Immundisolibacter sp. encodes:
- the ndhC gene encoding NADH-quinone oxidoreductase subunit A produces the protein MLLQYLPIALLMAVGVAIGAIALVAGRFIGPNRPDKAKLAPYECGFEAFEDARMKFDVRYYLVAILFIIFDLEVAFLFPWAIGLRQGLIGGFGFLAMMLFLALLVVGFIYEWKKGALEWE, from the coding sequence GCTTCAATATCTTCCCATCGCCCTGCTGATGGCCGTGGGCGTGGCGATCGGTGCGATCGCCCTGGTGGCGGGTCGCTTCATCGGCCCCAACCGGCCTGACAAGGCCAAGCTTGCGCCGTACGAGTGCGGCTTTGAGGCCTTCGAAGATGCGCGCATGAAGTTCGATGTGCGCTACTACCTGGTAGCTATCCTGTTCATCATCTTCGATCTGGAAGTGGCGTTCCTGTTCCCGTGGGCCATTGGTCTCAGGCAGGGACTGATCGGCGGCTTCGGGTTTCTGGCCATGATGCTGTTCCTCGCCCTGCTGGTGGTCGGCTTCATCTACGAATGGAAGAAAG